The following are encoded together in the Acetobacter vaccinii genome:
- a CDS encoding ethanolamine ammonia-lyase subunit EutB translates to MAYQHALGGETYRFDTLQQLLAVASPARSGDQLAGLAAGSDAQRVAARHALADLPLDTFLKTALVPYEADDVTRLIIDTHDAAAFAPVSHMTVGQFRDWLLSHEADSAALAAVAPGLTPEMVAATSKIMRNQDLMSVARKVRVITRFRNTIGLEGCLTTRLQPNHPTDDLKGIAASTLDGLLCGMGDAVIGINPATDSVANGLALLDMLDHARQLYDIPTQTCVLTHVTNTIEIMNRGGAVDLVFQSIAGTQKANEGFGVTLGILQEAYEAALSLGRGTLGQNVMYFETGQGAALSAGAHHGLDQQTVETRAYAVARAYKPLLVNTVVGFIGPEYLYDGKQIIRAGLEDHFCAKLLGVPMGCDVCYTNHAEADQDDMDTLMVLLATAGITFLIGVPGADDVMLNYQSLSFHDILTLRSLVGLRPAPEFAAWLDRMGLYDQARERMRALSPRQSLLAGMAGVA, encoded by the coding sequence ATGGCGTATCAGCATGCCCTGGGGGGTGAAACCTATCGTTTCGACACCTTGCAGCAGCTTCTGGCGGTGGCCTCACCCGCCCGGTCGGGGGACCAGCTTGCGGGGCTTGCCGCCGGGTCAGACGCCCAGCGCGTGGCAGCCCGCCATGCGTTGGCCGACCTGCCGCTGGACACATTCCTCAAGACCGCGCTGGTGCCGTATGAGGCGGACGATGTGACCCGCCTGATTATCGACACGCATGACGCGGCGGCCTTTGCGCCTGTGTCCCATATGACAGTCGGCCAGTTCCGCGACTGGCTGCTGTCGCACGAGGCCGATAGTGCTGCCCTGGCGGCTGTAGCGCCGGGGCTGACGCCGGAAATGGTGGCTGCAACCAGCAAGATCATGCGCAATCAGGATCTGATGAGTGTGGCCCGCAAGGTACGGGTTATTACCCGTTTCCGTAACACCATCGGGCTGGAAGGGTGCCTGACCACGCGCCTGCAACCCAACCACCCGACAGATGACCTGAAAGGCATTGCGGCGTCCACGCTGGATGGCCTGCTGTGCGGCATGGGGGATGCGGTTATAGGCATTAACCCCGCGACAGACAGTGTCGCCAATGGTCTGGCGTTGCTGGACATGCTCGACCATGCCCGCCAGCTTTATGACATTCCGACCCAGACTTGCGTGCTGACCCATGTGACCAACACGATCGAGATCATGAACCGCGGTGGCGCGGTGGATCTGGTGTTCCAGTCCATTGCCGGGACACAGAAGGCGAATGAGGGCTTTGGCGTCACCCTTGGTATTTTGCAGGAGGCGTATGAGGCTGCTCTGTCGCTTGGGCGCGGCACGCTGGGGCAGAATGTCATGTATTTTGAAACCGGGCAGGGTGCCGCCCTGTCAGCCGGGGCGCACCATGGTCTGGACCAGCAGACAGTGGAGACCCGTGCCTATGCCGTGGCCCGCGCTTATAAGCCGCTTCTGGTCAACACGGTGGTGGGGTTTATCGGTCCTGAATATCTGTATGACGGCAAACAGATTATCCGTGCCGGGTTGGAGGACCACTTCTGTGCCAAGCTGCTGGGCGTACCCATGGGGTGCGATGTCTGCTACACTAACCACGCTGAGGCTGATCAGGATGATATGGACACCCTCATGGTGCTGCTGGCCACGGCGGGCATTACCTTCCTGATCGGGGTACCCGGCGCGGATGATGTGATGTTGAATTACCAGAGCCTGTCTTTTCATGACATTCTGACCCTGCGCAGCCTGGTGGGGCTACGTCCGGCACCGGAATTTGCCGCCTGGCTGGACAGGATGGGCCTGTATGATCAGGCGCGGGAGCGCATGCGCGCCCTTAGCCCCAGACAGAGCCTACTGGCAGGCATGGCAGGTGTAGCATGA
- the eutC gene encoding ethanolamine ammonia-lyase subunit EutC: MTHYTPRRPGQVAPQQTQGDDWQPLRQFTRARIGLGRSGDALKTPDVLAFQAAHARARDAVHTPLDVQGMMQTPGLEDALHVGSRAPDRPTYLRRPDLGRRLSDASLAMLEKGDWDVVFVAGDGLSATATQEGAIALFEAMRERLSDWRIAPLVIATQARVALGDDIAQAMGARMVVVMIGERPGLSVANSLGIYLTYAPYVGCPDSARNCISNMHPHGLPVPVAADKLAWLMREARHLKLTGVGLKDAAPETDVIEVEKKLT; this comes from the coding sequence ATGACGCATTATACCCCCCGCAGGCCCGGTCAGGTTGCCCCGCAGCAGACGCAGGGGGACGACTGGCAGCCTCTGCGCCAGTTCACACGGGCGCGTATTGGTCTGGGGCGCAGTGGTGATGCGCTGAAAACACCTGATGTGCTGGCGTTTCAGGCCGCCCATGCCCGTGCGCGGGATGCTGTGCATACACCGCTGGATGTGCAGGGTATGATGCAGACGCCGGGGCTGGAAGATGCCCTGCATGTTGGCAGCCGCGCGCCCGACCGGCCTACATACCTGCGGCGACCCGATCTGGGACGCAGGCTGTCCGATGCGTCGCTGGCGATGTTGGAAAAAGGCGACTGGGACGTTGTTTTTGTCGCAGGCGATGGTCTGTCCGCCACCGCTACGCAGGAGGGTGCGATTGCCCTCTTTGAGGCCATGCGTGAGCGGTTGAGTGACTGGCGCATTGCCCCGCTGGTTATTGCTACACAGGCCCGCGTTGCCTTGGGGGATGATATTGCCCAGGCTATGGGGGCCAGAATGGTGGTGGTGATGATTGGGGAGCGACCGGGCCTGAGCGTTGCCAACAGCCTTGGAATATACCTGACCTATGCCCCCTATGTCGGGTGCCCGGATTCTGCCCGTAACTGCATTTCCAACATGCACCCTCACGGCCTGCCCGTGCCGGTAGCGGCCGACAAACTGGCCTGGCTGATGCGCGAGGCCCGACACCTGAAGCTGACAGGGGTTGGCTTAAAGGACGCCGCCCCGGAGACTGATGTTATCGAGGTGGAAAAAAAGCTGACCTGA
- a CDS encoding DNA/RNA non-specific endonuclease, translating to MACVAVLGLLTGLVPAHAEGEVAASCQAFGPGNTLPTITRPFMLKGASVLCNHGYAVMVSSVTHTPLWSAEHLVAAELEAAADLPRTGSFYADPRWQGGSSLQDYRASGYSRGHLAPSADQPDEQAQHETFALSNIVPQAAVLNEGIWARIESTVRDMARDEGELYVVTGPAFHGKPIMTIGPGHVYVPSSTWKAVYSPRRGRAGVYVCKNVLRHPHCDSVTVATLVRNTGVDPFPALPDTVKQQFWHLPSPHKRRTRH from the coding sequence GTGGCCTGTGTTGCCGTATTGGGTTTGCTGACAGGGCTGGTCCCTGCCCATGCCGAAGGGGAAGTGGCAGCCAGTTGCCAGGCTTTTGGTCCGGGCAACACGCTGCCCACCATTACCCGCCCGTTCATGCTCAAGGGGGCGAGTGTCCTGTGCAACCACGGGTATGCGGTCATGGTATCGTCCGTGACCCATACGCCGCTCTGGTCGGCTGAACATCTGGTGGCAGCAGAACTGGAGGCTGCAGCCGATCTGCCCCGCACAGGGTCATTCTACGCCGATCCCCGGTGGCAGGGGGGCAGTTCCTTGCAGGACTACCGGGCATCGGGGTACAGCCGTGGGCATCTGGCCCCCAGTGCCGACCAGCCAGACGAGCAGGCCCAGCATGAAACCTTTGCTCTGTCCAATATCGTGCCTCAGGCTGCTGTGCTGAACGAAGGGATATGGGCCAGGATTGAAAGCACCGTGCGGGATATGGCGCGTGATGAGGGCGAGTTATACGTCGTGACTGGCCCGGCCTTTCACGGCAAACCCATTATGACCATAGGGCCGGGGCATGTGTATGTGCCCAGTTCAACCTGGAAGGCTGTGTATTCTCCCCGGCGTGGGCGTGCGGGGGTGTATGTCTGCAAGAATGTGCTGCGGCACCCGCATTGTGACAGCGTGACTGTCGCAACCCTTGTGCGCAATACAGGGGTGGACCCTTTTCCTGCCCTGCCAGATACAGTCAAGCAGCAGTTCTGGCATCTGCCATCCCCCCACAAAAGGCGCACGCGGCATTAA
- a CDS encoding FUSC family protein, giving the protein MHDQARGSTQPWQALNRLLTRIIPATFHDPAQWSAFLATGAYAGRVFLSIGIAVFLAFLFQLQSPLSAATTVLIVANPTVGAMVSKSVWRVAGTLLGAALSVTIMSAFVQAPVLYFAALAVIVGIACMIATFLRLFRAYAAVLVGYTIVIVASPAFAKPEGIFLSAMGRLSAVCVGVVVTAFVFMITSPRKPSSVLLRLGSAFRDTVRHAWIFHAAESERTAHGTLAETALDLLEKREEQSNAGSFRSLPRPVYDSRAKLLSYMAGLAPAIEYAAADDPDMQARIGNLRLALSRLTGLIVSYHPYWLTLETAEQETHTVHDHMAQSLERLLELTEDPAWLDNPAPLSACLHDTLKALEHLARERHGSAMLVALDNTRDTLVQMDLALHNLTSRRPDAAGAPAVPTYLEWPMALRNGTRGAMITLLAGLLWYVFHWSLGPMLLVYIVAASSLLSTAPSAAKASPMMATGTALAIPAGFLCHMLALPRIDGYPLLWLTLCLFLLPGVWLQFHPRYGIGAFGYAVFFTMMLSVNNPIVYDDMTLTNTWITMAAACALLAVVFRVILPADHKLDAARLVSSLTHSVQQLARTPRKRTIAWVAWEGLQLQKISRLMMRLSFITTGVDRQGYTDGAFAALSLGRLIVRLRWNAAHATLDPQARATLDRALAAFGQLHRNPTATATALMQAADAIAASPSQKGGINLTCERTVSCLEQAASIILAIPGFFHHKGPIQRAADAPDAADPVSVMPGTLRLAVK; this is encoded by the coding sequence ATGCATGATCAGGCCCGCGGCAGCACCCAGCCATGGCAGGCGCTGAACCGCCTGCTTACACGCATCATCCCGGCCACCTTCCACGACCCGGCACAATGGTCGGCCTTTCTGGCCACCGGCGCCTATGCGGGACGTGTGTTCCTGTCCATTGGCATTGCCGTGTTTCTGGCTTTTCTGTTCCAGCTTCAGTCCCCGCTGAGTGCGGCAACAACCGTGCTGATTGTTGCAAACCCCACGGTTGGGGCCATGGTGTCCAAAAGTGTGTGGCGCGTGGCGGGCACCCTGCTTGGGGCTGCACTGAGCGTGACAATCATGTCGGCCTTTGTGCAGGCCCCGGTGCTGTATTTTGCGGCACTGGCGGTCATTGTGGGCATTGCCTGTATGATAGCCACATTCCTGCGGCTGTTCCGCGCCTATGCTGCGGTGCTGGTGGGCTACACGATTGTTATTGTCGCCTCACCCGCCTTTGCAAAGCCGGAAGGGATTTTCCTGTCCGCCATGGGGCGTCTGTCCGCAGTCTGTGTGGGTGTGGTGGTGACGGCCTTTGTGTTCATGATCACATCGCCACGCAAACCCAGCAGTGTGCTGCTCCGACTTGGCAGCGCCTTCCGGGACACGGTGCGCCATGCCTGGATTTTTCATGCTGCGGAAAGCGAGCGCACAGCCCACGGCACATTGGCTGAAACCGCCCTGGACCTGCTTGAGAAGCGTGAGGAACAGAGCAACGCTGGCAGCTTTCGCAGCCTGCCGCGCCCGGTTTATGACAGCCGCGCCAAGCTGCTGTCCTATATGGCAGGGCTGGCCCCGGCCATAGAATACGCCGCAGCCGACGACCCGGACATGCAGGCCCGCATTGGCAACCTGCGCCTTGCCCTCAGCAGGCTGACCGGGCTGATTGTCAGTTACCACCCATACTGGCTGACACTGGAAACCGCAGAGCAGGAAACCCACACTGTCCATGACCACATGGCGCAGTCGCTGGAACGACTGCTGGAACTGACGGAAGACCCGGCCTGGCTGGACAACCCGGCCCCCCTGTCCGCCTGCCTGCACGATACCCTCAAAGCGCTGGAACATCTGGCAAGAGAGCGCCATGGCTCGGCCATGCTGGTTGCGCTGGACAATACGCGCGACACGCTGGTGCAGATGGACCTGGCCCTGCACAACCTGACCAGCCGCCGCCCGGATGCGGCGGGCGCTCCGGCTGTGCCCACCTATCTGGAATGGCCCATGGCGCTGCGCAACGGCACACGCGGGGCCATGATCACCCTGCTGGCGGGGCTGCTGTGGTATGTTTTCCACTGGAGCCTTGGCCCCATGCTGCTGGTGTATATTGTGGCGGCCTCCAGCCTGCTGTCCACCGCACCCTCGGCTGCCAAGGCCAGCCCCATGATGGCAACGGGCACGGCACTGGCCATTCCTGCCGGGTTTTTGTGCCATATGCTGGCCCTGCCCCGGATTGATGGCTACCCGTTGCTGTGGCTGACGCTCTGCCTGTTCCTGCTACCGGGCGTGTGGTTGCAGTTCCACCCCCGCTACGGCATTGGTGCCTTTGGTTACGCGGTGTTTTTCACCATGATGCTGTCGGTCAACAACCCGATTGTGTATGATGACATGACCCTGACCAACACATGGATAACTATGGCAGCCGCCTGTGCGCTGCTGGCTGTTGTCTTTAGGGTTATTCTCCCGGCTGACCATAAGCTGGATGCGGCCCGACTTGTGTCCTCCCTGACGCATAGCGTGCAGCAACTGGCCCGCACCCCTCGCAAACGCACCATCGCCTGGGTGGCATGGGAGGGGCTGCAACTGCAAAAAATCTCCCGCCTGATGATGCGCCTTTCCTTTATCACCACCGGGGTGGACAGGCAGGGCTATACCGATGGTGCCTTTGCGGCCCTTTCGCTCGGCAGGTTGATTGTACGGCTCCGCTGGAACGCAGCCCATGCCACGCTGGACCCGCAGGCCCGCGCAACGCTGGACAGGGCACTGGCTGCTTTTGGCCAACTGCACCGTAACCCCACGGCCACAGCCACGGCACTCATGCAGGCGGCCGATGCCATAGCGGCAAGCCCAAGCCAGAAAGGCGGCATCAACCTGACGTGCGAGCGTACGGTGTCCTGTCTGGAGCAGGCAGCCAGTATTATCCTGGCCATACCGGGCTTTTTCCACCACAAGGGGCCAATCCAGCGTGCGGCCGATGCCCCGGATGCCGCAGACCCGGTTTCCGTCATGCCCGGCACACTCCGCCTGGCCGTAAAATAA
- a CDS encoding MarR family winged helix-turn-helix transcriptional regulator yields the protein MTEPRDPPALDETCFPDMLLTLRVMRLAMLWRTRLDRALRPHGMTLAIMRPLTYLTMLPDGATQSSLAAAMDVDCSALVRVLDLLEKQGLLARQPDTHDRRVKRLLLTPAGQARCDMFHQIAAGLEREDCQDIPPAQVKMVRELLAGLLARRSHHDA from the coding sequence ATGACCGAGCCGCGCGACCCACCCGCGCTGGATGAGACATGCTTTCCTGACATGCTGCTCACCCTGCGCGTCATGCGGCTAGCCATGCTGTGGCGCACCCGTCTGGACCGCGCCCTGCGCCCCCACGGCATGACGCTGGCCATCATGCGGCCGCTGACCTACCTGACCATGCTGCCCGACGGTGCAACCCAGAGCAGTCTGGCCGCCGCCATGGATGTGGACTGCTCAGCCCTGGTGCGGGTGCTTGATCTGCTAGAAAAACAGGGCCTGCTGGCCCGCCAGCCCGACACCCATGACCGCCGGGTCAAACGCCTGCTGCTCACCCCCGCAGGACAGGCGCGTTGCGACATGTTCCACCAGATTGCCGCCGGGCTGGAGCGCGAGGACTGTCAGGACATTCCCCCCGCACAGGTCAAGATGGTGCGTGAACTGCTGGCCGGGCTGCTGGCCCGCCGGAGCCACCATGATGCATGA
- the cysG gene encoding siroheme synthase CysG, translating into MQPSSDPSAWFPVMLRMADAPALVVGGGQVAANKVRLLLGAGAQVHVVSATLCAELRQLADEGAITHKATHARPEDAATLLAPRYRLAYLATDDRGLNSALATLCQDHGIPVCAVDDPEISSFITPAIVSRGAVQIAVSTGGAAPVLARRLRARIEEIMPAGLGRLAAFMQAQRHWLREKLPDPAERRQLWERFLDGMGGHLARQGQTQQARQELDSLLANHTQRGEVWLVGAGPGDPDLLTLAALRLMQDADAVLYDNLVAPGILDYVRRDAERIFVGKSRNKHTLPQEGINAELVRRAQAGQRVLRLKGGDPFIFGRGGEEMETLAASGVPFRIVPGISAANGCASYAGIPLTHRDCAQSCLFMTGHAKADGSITLDWDAVARHNQTVVIYMGLSTLPHICARLTAHGLPPDWPAALVERGTTPDQRVITGTLETLPDLAVQQKASSPALLIIGQVINHRVSPVTV; encoded by the coding sequence ATGCAGCCATCATCCGATCCGTCAGCCTGGTTTCCTGTTATGCTCCGCATGGCCGATGCGCCAGCCCTGGTCGTGGGCGGGGGGCAGGTTGCGGCCAACAAGGTGCGGCTTCTGCTGGGGGCCGGGGCACAGGTGCATGTTGTCTCCGCCACACTCTGCGCAGAACTGCGCCAACTGGCGGACGAAGGTGCCATAACGCACAAAGCCACCCATGCCCGGCCAGAAGATGCCGCAACCCTGCTGGCCCCCCGTTACCGTCTGGCCTATCTGGCAACAGACGACCGGGGGCTGAACAGCGCACTGGCCACGCTGTGCCAGGACCATGGTATTCCTGTCTGCGCGGTGGATGACCCTGAAATTTCCAGCTTCATCACCCCCGCCATTGTCAGCCGGGGGGCGGTGCAGATTGCGGTGTCCACCGGGGGGGCTGCCCCCGTTCTGGCCCGCCGCCTGCGCGCACGTATAGAGGAAATCATGCCCGCGGGGCTTGGCCGTCTGGCCGCCTTCATGCAGGCCCAGCGCCACTGGCTGCGTGAGAAACTGCCCGACCCTGCCGAGCGCCGCCAGCTCTGGGAACGGTTCCTGGACGGTATGGGCGGGCATCTGGCCCGCCAAGGGCAGACCCAGCAGGCCCGGCAGGAGCTGGACAGCCTGCTGGCCAACCACACCCAGCGGGGCGAGGTCTGGCTTGTCGGGGCCGGACCGGGTGACCCGGACCTGCTGACCCTTGCCGCCCTGCGCCTGATGCAGGACGCTGATGCCGTGCTGTATGACAATCTGGTAGCCCCCGGCATTCTGGATTATGTCCGCCGTGATGCAGAGCGGATATTTGTGGGCAAAAGCCGCAACAAACACACCCTGCCGCAGGAAGGCATTAACGCCGAGCTGGTGCGCCGTGCTCAGGCGGGCCAACGCGTGCTCCGCCTGAAAGGGGGGGACCCCTTTATTTTTGGGCGCGGCGGGGAGGAAATGGAAACACTGGCCGCCTCTGGCGTGCCATTCCGCATTGTGCCGGGCATTTCCGCTGCCAATGGCTGTGCCTCCTACGCGGGGATTCCGCTCACACACCGCGACTGTGCACAATCCTGCCTGTTCATGACCGGCCATGCCAAAGCCGATGGCAGCATCACACTGGACTGGGACGCCGTAGCCCGGCACAATCAGACCGTTGTCATTTACATGGGGCTGTCCACCCTGCCCCATATCTGCGCCAGGCTGACCGCCCACGGTCTGCCACCCGACTGGCCCGCCGCTTTGGTGGAACGCGGCACAACCCCCGACCAGCGGGTGATCACCGGCACGCTGGAAACACTGCCTGATCTGGCTGTACAGCAAAAGGCATCAAGCCCGGCGCTGCTGATTATTGGCCAGGTCATCAACCACCGCGTAAGCCCAGTGACGGTCTGA
- a CDS encoding flavin reductase: protein MSAPQTSAYRDAMARLGAAVTIVTTGTLESPVGFTASAVCSVTDTPPTVLVCLNRNSRARAFFHQGASMCVNVLSSTQQDLANHFASPNSMEDRFAQGHWSSLTTGAPVLNEALVNLDCEISQIAEVGTHSVLFGLVRALCNHTTANGLVYFSRAYHSLPQAPG from the coding sequence ATGTCAGCTCCACAGACCAGCGCGTACCGCGACGCCATGGCCCGCCTTGGCGCTGCTGTCACCATTGTGACCACTGGCACGCTGGAAAGCCCTGTCGGTTTTACGGCCTCGGCCGTGTGCTCTGTCACCGACACCCCACCCACAGTGCTGGTGTGCCTGAACAGAAACAGCAGGGCACGGGCCTTTTTCCACCAGGGTGCGTCCATGTGTGTCAATGTGCTGTCCAGCACGCAGCAGGATCTGGCCAACCATTTTGCCAGCCCCAACAGCATGGAAGACCGCTTTGCTCAGGGCCATTGGAGCAGCCTGACAACAGGTGCACCGGTGCTTAATGAAGCCCTTGTCAACCTTGACTGCGAAATCAGCCAGATTGCCGAGGTTGGCACCCACAGTGTTCTGTTCGGCTTAGTGCGCGCCCTGTGCAACCATACGACCGCCAACGGACTTGTGTATTTCAGCCGCGCCTATCACAGCCTGCCACAAGCACCAGGCTGA
- a CDS encoding enoyl-CoA hydratase/isomerase family protein: MTQDALSGLADVRTERVGHMGRIVLDRPKRLNALDAGIAKAIDRVLDAWEHDDSVAVVVLESSSPRAFCAGGDLRAIREALLAHGPDSTFELMDTAYTTMLRLADYPKPVVSLLDGIVMGGGVGIGCHVSHRIVTERSVLAMPETSIGLVTDAGGSWLLSRPGGHVGLRLALTGGRVTGAQAVALGLADGLVPSDSLDALRAALSEQNVDDALARFVTAPGDDGTVSATLEACYAAPDMAGILARLEACPLEEARQDLDDLSRASPSSLLATWLGWHAARKLGTLHDVFDLERRLVRHVLAQPDLAEGVRARLVDRDNTPAWQPATLAEVDTAAIQRVVEGV, from the coding sequence ATGACGCAAGATGCCCTTTCGGGGCTGGCGGATGTCAGAACCGAACGCGTGGGCCATATGGGCCGTATTGTTCTTGACCGCCCTAAGCGGCTGAACGCGCTGGATGCAGGCATAGCTAAGGCCATTGACCGCGTGCTGGACGCCTGGGAGCACGACGATAGCGTCGCCGTTGTTGTGCTGGAAAGCAGCAGCCCGCGTGCCTTCTGCGCCGGGGGGGACCTGCGTGCGATCCGGGAGGCACTGCTGGCTCATGGCCCCGATAGCACATTTGAGCTGATGGATACCGCCTACACAACCATGCTGCGGCTTGCGGATTACCCCAAGCCCGTCGTGTCGTTGCTTGACGGGATCGTGATGGGGGGCGGGGTCGGTATTGGCTGCCACGTCAGCCACCGTATTGTGACAGAACGCTCTGTTCTGGCCATGCCTGAAACATCGATCGGCTTGGTGACGGATGCCGGAGGGTCCTGGCTTCTGTCACGTCCCGGCGGGCATGTGGGCTTGCGGCTGGCGCTGACCGGGGGGCGCGTAACAGGGGCACAGGCTGTGGCACTGGGTCTGGCTGATGGGCTGGTGCCTTCTGACTCGCTCGACGCCCTGCGTGCGGCCTTGTCGGAGCAGAATGTGGATGACGCTCTGGCGCGTTTTGTCACGGCACCGGGTGATGACGGCACGGTTTCCGCCACGTTGGAGGCCTGTTACGCCGCGCCGGATATGGCGGGTATTCTGGCCCGGCTGGAAGCCTGCCCGCTGGAGGAAGCCCGGCAGGACCTGGATGACCTGTCGCGGGCCAGCCCGTCTTCCTTGCTGGCAACCTGGCTTGGCTGGCACGCAGCCCGTAAGCTTGGCACCCTGCACGATGTTTTTGATCTGGAGCGGCGTCTGGTGCGTCATGTCCTTGCCCAGCCGGATCTGGCGGAAGGTGTGCGCGCCAGGCTGGTGGACCGCGATAATACGCCTGCCTGGCAACCCGCTACTCTGGCGGAGGTCGATACCGCAGCAATACAGCGTGTTGTGGAGGGTGTCTGA
- the qhpR gene encoding AraC-like transcriptional regulator QhpR, with the protein MAPADSASPPGVLAAAAAGVERFMTERGGDIDRIAGRAGLCTRQFAMPTDRLSLDGYCRLFHEAARETGDGNLGLWFGQQFQPQMLGLIGFVALLSATVEEAVSNLATHFGYHQALTHTRLVRAGPLIRLEYAILDPAITERRHDAELTLGMFTNLLRHALGPDWTPQAVCFTHPQPEQANAHRDAFQADVHFGQSVNALVFRTADLHRPMPDANPVMLDIMRASLIALARGHTPAVAQPQTLREQAHALILRDLPTGANTIATLAAQLDMPTWTLQRRLAEQGLSYSSLLESVRYAEAQRLLRLPEHDISTITTQLGYSETSAFSRAFRKWSGLSPRHWRQKAGLGDR; encoded by the coding sequence ATGGCTCCGGCTGACAGCGCATCACCCCCCGGCGTTCTGGCCGCCGCGGCGGCAGGCGTTGAACGTTTCATGACCGAGCGCGGCGGCGACATTGACCGCATTGCGGGCCGGGCCGGGCTGTGCACCCGCCAGTTTGCCATGCCCACCGACCGGCTGAGCCTGGATGGATACTGCCGCCTGTTCCACGAAGCCGCGCGGGAGACAGGGGACGGCAATCTGGGCCTGTGGTTTGGCCAGCAGTTCCAACCCCAGATGCTGGGGCTGATCGGCTTTGTGGCCCTGCTCTCCGCCACGGTGGAGGAGGCTGTCAGCAACCTGGCTACACACTTTGGCTACCATCAGGCCCTGACCCACACCCGCCTGGTGCGCGCAGGCCCCCTGATACGGCTGGAATACGCCATTCTGGACCCGGCCATTACAGAACGCCGCCATGATGCGGAACTGACGCTGGGCATGTTCACCAACCTGCTGCGCCATGCGCTGGGGCCAGACTGGACACCCCAAGCCGTCTGCTTTACCCACCCCCAGCCCGAACAGGCAAACGCCCACCGGGATGCGTTTCAGGCTGATGTCCACTTCGGGCAGAGTGTGAATGCTCTGGTCTTCCGCACTGCGGACTTGCACCGCCCCATGCCCGACGCCAACCCTGTCATGCTGGATATCATGCGGGCTTCCCTGATTGCGCTTGCCCGCGGGCATACCCCTGCCGTAGCGCAGCCCCAGACGCTGCGCGAACAGGCACATGCCCTCATCCTGCGTGACCTGCCCACAGGTGCAAATACCATCGCCACACTGGCGGCCCAGTTGGACATGCCCACCTGGACCCTGCAACGCAGGCTGGCCGAGCAGGGCCTGTCCTATTCCAGCCTGCTGGAAAGCGTGCGCTATGCCGAAGCCCAACGTCTGCTGCGCCTGCCAGAGCACGACATAAGCACCATTACGACCCAGCTGGGATATTCCGAAACCAGCGCCTTCAGCCGGGCTTTCAGGAAATGGAGCGGGCTTTCACCCCGCCACTGGCGGCAGAAGGCAGGCTTGGGCGATCGCTGA
- a CDS encoding acetate uptake transporter: MIHAVTSPPAIAKANPAPLGLMGFGMTTILLNLHNAGFLPMGSAILAMGLLFGGLAQIMAGLLEYAAGNTFGMTAFISYGAFWISLVALIALPHTGVVPASTPAMIGAYLLLWGLFTLIMFFGTLRATRAHQVIFSSLTLLFALLAFAELAQAPSLTVIAGYEGLFCGLSAVYLAAAEILEAQFHSPVLPVGLPAKRPVALHHAAA, encoded by the coding sequence ATGATACATGCAGTCACCTCTCCCCCCGCCATTGCCAAAGCAAACCCGGCACCGCTTGGGCTTATGGGCTTTGGCATGACCACAATCCTGCTGAACCTGCATAATGCAGGCTTTTTACCCATGGGATCGGCCATTCTGGCCATGGGCCTGCTCTTTGGCGGGCTGGCACAGATTATGGCCGGTCTTTTGGAATACGCCGCAGGCAACACCTTTGGTATGACAGCCTTTATCTCCTACGGTGCATTCTGGATCTCCCTGGTGGCGCTGATCGCCCTGCCACACACGGGGGTTGTCCCCGCCAGCACCCCGGCCATGATCGGGGCTTATCTGCTGCTGTGGGGTCTGTTTACGCTGATCATGTTCTTTGGCACGTTGCGGGCAACGCGCGCACACCAGGTTATTTTTTCCTCTCTGACACTTCTGTTTGCCCTGCTGGCTTTTGCAGAACTGGCGCAGGCCCCGTCCCTGACTGTCATTGCCGGATATGAAGGGCTTTTCTGCGGTCTATCTGCCGTTTATCTGGCTGCTGCCGAAATTCTGGAAGCCCAGTTCCACAGCCCTGTGCTGCCGGTTGGCCTGCCTGCAAAACGGCCTGTTGCCCTGCACCACGCAGCAGCCTGA